From Mycobacterium lacus, one genomic window encodes:
- a CDS encoding carbohydrate ABC transporter permease, producing the protein MTATAHARVVSRTENRGGEQRLAFLLVAPAATVMLAVTAYPVGYAVWLSLERNNLATPNDTAFIGLGNYQTILADRYWWTALAVTLAITVVSVTIEFVLGLALALVMHRTLVGKGLVRTAVLIPYGIVTVVASYSWYYAWTPGTGYLANLLPQGSAPLTHQVPSLGIVVIAEVWKTTPFMSLLLLAGLALVPEDLVKAAQVDGAGAWRRLTKIILPIIKPAIVVALLFRTMDAFRIFDNIYVLTSGDNNTESVSILGYDNLFKGFNVGLGSAISVLIFCCVALIAFIFIKLFGAAAPGGARDGA; encoded by the coding sequence ATGACCGCCACTGCCCATGCGCGCGTTGTTTCCCGCACCGAAAACCGCGGCGGCGAGCAGCGGCTGGCGTTCCTCCTGGTCGCGCCCGCGGCGACGGTGATGCTGGCGGTGACGGCCTATCCGGTCGGTTACGCGGTGTGGCTGAGCTTGGAGCGCAACAATCTGGCGACCCCGAACGACACCGCGTTTATCGGCCTCGGCAACTACCAGACGATCCTGGCCGACCGGTATTGGTGGACGGCGCTGGCGGTGACGCTGGCGATCACGGTGGTTTCGGTGACGATCGAGTTCGTGCTGGGCCTGGCACTGGCGCTGGTGATGCATCGCACGCTGGTGGGCAAGGGCTTGGTGCGCACCGCCGTGCTCATCCCGTACGGCATCGTCACGGTGGTCGCCTCTTACAGCTGGTACTACGCCTGGACCCCGGGCACCGGGTATCTGGCTAATCTGCTGCCGCAAGGTAGCGCGCCGCTGACCCACCAAGTCCCGTCGCTGGGCATCGTCGTGATCGCCGAGGTCTGGAAGACGACGCCGTTCATGTCGCTGCTGCTGCTGGCCGGGTTGGCGCTGGTCCCCGAGGACTTGGTGAAAGCCGCGCAGGTCGACGGTGCCGGCGCCTGGCGTCGGCTGACGAAGATCATCCTGCCGATCATCAAGCCCGCCATTGTCGTCGCCTTGCTGTTCCGGACCATGGACGCGTTCCGGATCTTCGACAACATCTATGTGCTCACTTCGGGCGACAACAACACCGAGTCGGTGTCGATCCTGGGCTACGACAACCTGTTCAAGGGCTTCAACGTGGGCCTTGGTTCGGCGATCAGCGTGTTGATCTTCTGCTGCGTGGCCCTGATTGCGTTCATTTTCATCAAGCTGTTCGGCGCCGCGGCGCCCGGGGGTGCTCGCGATGGGGCCTAG
- a CDS encoding carbohydrate ABC transporter permease — protein MGARRAAFWAVIDTLVVAYALLPVLWILSLSLKPTSTVKDGKLIPSSVTLDNYRGIFRGEFFTSALINSIGIGLITTVIAVTLGAMAAYAVARLDFPGKRPLIGVTLLITMFPAISLVTPLFNIERAVGLFNTWPGLILPYITFALPLAIYTLSAFFREIPWDLEKAAKMDGATPAQAFRKVIVPLAAPGLVTAAILVFIFAWNDLLLALSLTATKVAITAPVAIVNFTGSSQFEEPTGSIAAGAIVITVPIIVFVLIFQRRIVAGLTSGAVKG, from the coding sequence TTGGGTGCGCGGCGCGCCGCGTTCTGGGCCGTCATCGACACCTTGGTCGTGGCGTATGCGCTGCTTCCGGTGTTGTGGATCTTGAGCCTGTCACTCAAGCCAACGTCAACTGTCAAGGACGGCAAGCTGATTCCGTCATCGGTGACGTTGGACAACTATCGCGGCATCTTCCGGGGCGAGTTCTTCACCTCGGCGCTGATCAACTCCATCGGAATCGGGTTGATCACCACGGTGATCGCGGTGACGCTCGGCGCGATGGCGGCCTACGCGGTTGCCCGGCTGGACTTTCCGGGCAAGCGGCCGCTGATCGGTGTCACCTTGCTGATCACGATGTTCCCCGCGATATCACTGGTCACACCGTTGTTCAACATCGAACGTGCCGTCGGCCTCTTCAACACCTGGCCGGGGTTGATCCTGCCGTACATCACGTTCGCGTTGCCGCTGGCCATCTACACGTTGTCGGCGTTCTTCCGGGAGATCCCGTGGGATCTGGAAAAAGCCGCGAAGATGGATGGCGCCACACCCGCTCAGGCCTTCCGCAAAGTGATTGTGCCGCTGGCGGCTCCGGGGCTGGTGACCGCCGCGATCCTGGTGTTCATCTTCGCCTGGAACGACCTGCTGCTGGCGTTGTCGCTTACCGCTACCAAGGTGGCGATCACCGCGCCGGTGGCCATCGTCAACTTCACCGGCAGTTCGCAATTCGAGGAGCCAACCGGATCGATCGCGGCCGGCGCGATCGTGATCACGGTCCCGATCATCGTCTTTGTTCTCATCTTCCAACGTCGGATTGTCGCCGGGTTGACCTCTGGCGCTGTGAAGGGATAG
- a CDS encoding ABC transporter ATP-binding protein, producing MAEIVLEHVNKSYPDGAMAVKDLNITIADGEFLILVGPSGCGKTTTLNMIAGLEDISSGELRIGGERVNEKAPKDRDIAMVFQSYALYPHMTVRQNIAFPLTLAKMKKADIAQKVAETARILDLTDLLDRKPSQLSGGQRQRVAMGRAIVRHPKAFLMDEPLSNLDAKLRVQMRGEIARLQKKLGTTTVYVTHDQTEAMTLGDRVVVMHGGVAQQIGTPTELYERPANLFVAGFIGSPAMNFFPASLTPIGLALPFGEVTLTPEVQEVITVHPKPDNIVVGVRPEHVADAALIDGYQRIRALSVEVTVDMVESLGADKYVYFSAPGCDVHSARLDELAADSEANESQFVARVPAESKAAIGKSIELAFDTSKLTVFDADSGVNLTIPVSP from the coding sequence ATGGCCGAGATAGTGCTGGAGCACGTCAACAAGAGTTACCCCGACGGGGCGATGGCCGTAAAGGACCTCAACATCACCATCGCCGACGGCGAATTCCTGATCCTGGTCGGGCCTTCCGGCTGCGGCAAGACCACGACACTGAACATGATTGCCGGACTTGAGGATATCTCGTCGGGAGAACTGCGCATCGGCGGCGAACGGGTAAACGAGAAGGCGCCGAAAGACCGCGATATCGCGATGGTGTTCCAGTCGTACGCGCTGTACCCGCACATGACCGTGCGGCAGAATATCGCGTTTCCGCTGACACTGGCGAAGATGAAGAAGGCCGACATTGCGCAGAAGGTCGCCGAGACCGCCAGAATCCTCGACCTCACTGACCTTCTGGATCGTAAGCCGTCGCAGTTGTCGGGCGGGCAGCGGCAGCGGGTCGCGATGGGCAGGGCAATCGTGCGCCACCCCAAGGCATTCTTGATGGACGAGCCGCTGTCCAACCTGGACGCGAAACTGCGAGTGCAGATGCGCGGCGAGATCGCCCGGCTGCAAAAGAAGCTGGGCACTACCACCGTCTACGTCACCCACGACCAGACCGAGGCGATGACACTGGGCGATCGCGTGGTGGTGATGCACGGGGGTGTGGCGCAGCAGATCGGCACTCCCACTGAGCTTTACGAACGCCCCGCCAATCTGTTCGTCGCGGGCTTCATCGGATCGCCGGCAATGAATTTCTTTCCCGCCAGTCTGACACCGATCGGGTTGGCGCTGCCCTTCGGTGAGGTGACACTGACGCCAGAAGTCCAGGAGGTGATCACCGTGCACCCGAAACCGGACAACATCGTCGTCGGGGTGCGACCCGAACATGTGGCGGATGCCGCGTTGATCGACGGCTACCAGCGCATCCGGGCGCTGTCCGTTGAGGTCACTGTCGACATGGTCGAATCCCTGGGCGCCGACAAATACGTGTATTTTTCCGCCCCGGGTTGTGATGTGCACTCGGCTCGGCTGGATGAGCTTGCCGCTGACTCGGAAGCGAATGAAAGCCAGTTCGTGGCAAGGGTTCCCGCCGAATCGAAGGCTGCCATCGGAAAGTCGATCGAGTTGGCTTTCGACACCTCGAAGCTCACCGTTTTCGATGCCGACTCCGGGGTAAACCTGACCATTCCGGTGTCGCCTTAA
- a CDS encoding IS110 family transposase, which produces MNVDQKDALLVSLTGLESQYIQEGVMVQGSGLSRGDKRRNARLARLRELVPASNAILAIDLADEKQAVVLCDHDSRVLARRTVKAKAWRLGPVLAWARQEARKHGFADVTVGCEPTGHRWRVLDQLAAQQDMALVCVQPLLVGRARETEDYTRDKTDHKDAVLIARLVAQLDCYVPERADESWAQLRQLGAYRDRLITTATAAIQQLRDLLECAWPAVLTAAADPFDSITWCAALAVVLERCDGRPQRLARLGPTRFEQAVRREFARWGGRRGPRRRILTAVFTALTDPAGVLAQRLGALQRAKWVLADWRATKTRLAEVETHMVAILDELRLTELVSSIPGVSALGRPPSWLKPATPPASIARALVKHAGLCPRENASGTMTGRSRISGRGRPRLRLAAWRAVWGALPNNPVMAARYRHLTSRAQSAQRRASPSRYRGRAAALDTYHRHPPGDLGRRHRRPHRAARSCLTSPTPNQPNEIGWGQAPLGVEDHLDRHHEQAPPIPHRTRLHAVGASRTPVDRYVETMNGQAPQPLDKNPLRWCRGLLRLLAATYSQSRLRKLM; this is translated from the coding sequence ATGAATGTTGATCAGAAGGACGCCCTCCTGGTGTCGTTGACGGGCTTGGAATCCCAATACATCCAGGAGGGCGTCATGGTTCAGGGTAGTGGTCTGTCGCGCGGTGACAAGCGGCGCAATGCCAGGTTGGCTCGGTTGCGGGAATTGGTGCCGGCCAGCAACGCGATTTTGGCGATCGATTTGGCCGATGAGAAGCAGGCGGTGGTGCTCTGCGATCATGATTCGCGGGTGCTGGCCCGTCGCACGGTGAAAGCCAAGGCGTGGCGGCTGGGCCCGGTACTGGCGTGGGCGCGCCAGGAGGCGCGCAAGCATGGTTTCGCTGATGTGACGGTGGGTTGTGAACCGACCGGGCATCGCTGGCGGGTGCTGGATCAGCTTGCTGCCCAACAGGATATGGCGTTGGTGTGTGTGCAGCCGCTGCTGGTTGGGCGGGCCCGCGAGACCGAGGACTACACCCGAGATAAGACCGATCACAAGGATGCGGTGCTGATCGCGCGGCTGGTGGCCCAGCTGGACTGCTATGTCCCCGAGCGTGCCGACGAAAGCTGGGCGCAGCTGCGCCAGTTGGGCGCCTATCGGGACCGGCTGATCACCACAGCCACCGCGGCCATCCAGCAGCTGCGCGATCTGCTGGAGTGCGCCTGGCCGGCGGTGCTGACCGCGGCCGCCGACCCGTTTGACTCGATCACCTGGTGTGCGGCACTGGCGGTGGTGCTGGAGCGTTGTGATGGCCGCCCGCAGCGGCTGGCCCGGCTCGGCCCGACGCGGTTTGAGCAGGCGGTACGCCGGGAGTTCGCGCGCTGGGGGGGAAGGCGGGGGCCCCGGCGGCGCATCCTGACCGCGGTCTTTACCGCGCTGACCGATCCGGCCGGGGTATTGGCGCAGCGCCTGGGTGCGCTGCAGCGCGCCAAGTGGGTGCTGGCCGATTGGCGCGCCACCAAGACCCGCTTGGCCGAGGTGGAGACCCACATGGTCGCCATCCTCGATGAACTCAGGTTGACCGAGCTGGTCAGCAGCATCCCCGGCGTCTCGGCACTGGGGCGGCCGCCATCCTGGCTGAAACCGGCGACCCCACCCGCTTCGATAGCCCGCGCGCTGGTCAAACACGCCGGGCTGTGCCCGCGGGAGAACGCCAGCGGCACCATGACGGGCCGGTCGCGGATCTCCGGGCGGGGCCGGCCCCGGCTGCGGCTGGCGGCCTGGCGCGCCGTGTGGGGCGCCCTGCCGAATAACCCGGTAATGGCCGCCCGCTACCGGCATTTGACTAGCCGAGCGCAATCCGCTCAAAGACGGGCAAGCCCGAGCCGCTATCGCGGCCGCGCTGCTGCGCTGGATACATACCATCGTCACCCGCCGGGTGACCTGGGACGCCGCCATCGCCGGCCCCACCGAGCTGCCCGCAGCTGCCTAACCTCACCCACCCCGAACCAACCGAATGAAATAGGTTGGGGCCAAGCTCCACTCGGCGTAGAGGACCACCTCGACCGACACCATGAGCAGGCCCCGCCCATTCCTCACCGAACTCGATTGCACGCTGTCGGGGCATCACGAACCCCGGTTGATCGCTACGTAGAGACGATGAACGGGCAGGCCCCCCAACCCCTTGACAAAAACCCCTTACGTTGGTGTCGGGGTCTTTTGCGTCTGCTCGCCGCGACCTACAGCCAGTCTCGCTTGCGGAAACTGATGTAG
- the corA gene encoding magnesium/cobalt transporter CorA, whose amino-acid sequence MFPGFDALPEVLRPIAKPRVYEPHGHPVNGPADALVDCGVYVDGHRLPGKYTHDAALARVREIELTGHEAFVWIGLHEPDESHMQDVADVFGLHPLAVEDAVHAHQRPKLERYDETLFLVLKTVNYVPHESVVLARQIVETGEIMIFVGRDFVVTVRHGEHGGLSDVRKRMDSDPDHLRLGPYAVLHAISDYVVDHYLAVTSLMETDIDSIEEVAFAPSRKLDVEPIYLLKREVVELRRCVSPLSAAFQRLQTESKDLISKEVRRYLRDVADHQTEAADQIASYDDMLNSLVQAALARVGMQQNMDMRKISAWAGIIAVPTMVAGIYGMNFHFMPELDSRWGYPTVISAMVAICIFLYISFRKRDWL is encoded by the coding sequence GTGTTTCCGGGATTTGACGCATTGCCTGAAGTGCTGAGGCCAATCGCAAAGCCCCGGGTTTACGAGCCGCATGGACACCCGGTCAACGGCCCGGCCGACGCCTTGGTCGACTGCGGGGTCTACGTCGACGGCCACCGGTTGCCCGGCAAGTACACGCACGACGCCGCGCTGGCGAGGGTGCGCGAGATCGAGCTGACGGGCCATGAGGCATTCGTCTGGATCGGTCTGCACGAGCCCGACGAGAGCCATATGCAGGACGTGGCCGACGTCTTCGGCCTGCACCCGTTGGCGGTCGAGGATGCCGTGCACGCGCACCAGCGGCCCAAGCTGGAGCGCTACGACGAGACGCTATTCCTTGTCCTGAAGACCGTGAATTACGTGCCGCACGAATCGGTGGTCCTGGCCCGCCAGATCGTGGAGACCGGCGAGATCATGATCTTCGTCGGCAGGGATTTTGTGGTCACGGTGCGGCACGGCGAACACGGCGGACTGTCCGACGTGCGCAAGCGAATGGATTCCGACCCCGACCATCTGCGACTGGGGCCGTACGCGGTGCTGCACGCGATCTCCGACTACGTCGTGGACCACTACCTGGCGGTGACCAGTCTGATGGAGACCGATATCGACAGCATCGAGGAGGTGGCGTTTGCCCCTAGCCGCAAGCTCGACGTCGAACCGATTTATCTGCTCAAGCGCGAGGTGGTCGAACTACGCCGGTGCGTGAGCCCGCTGTCCGCCGCCTTCCAGCGACTGCAGACGGAGAGCAAAGACCTGATTTCCAAGGAAGTGCGACGCTACCTGCGTGACGTCGCCGACCACCAGACGGAGGCCGCGGATCAGATCGCCAGCTACGACGACATGCTCAACTCGCTGGTGCAGGCCGCGCTGGCGCGTGTCGGCATGCAGCAAAACATGGACATGCGCAAGATATCGGCGTGGGCCGGCATCATCGCCGTGCCCACCATGGTCGCTGGGATTTATGGCATGAACTTCCACTTCATGCCCGAGCTGGACTCCAGGTGGGGTTACCCGACGGTGATCAGCGCAATGGTCGCCATCTGCATATTCCTCTACATCAGTTTCCGCAAGCGAGACTGGCTGTAG
- a CDS encoding malate dehydrogenase, with the protein MSASPLKVAVTGAAGQIGYSLLFRLASGSLLGPDRPIELRLLEIEPALKALEGVVMELDDCAFPLLAGVETGADPNEIFDGVSLALLVGARPRGPGMERSDLLEANGAIFTAQGKALNAVAADDVRIGVTGNPANTNALIAMSNAPDIPRERFSALTRLDHNRAISQLARKTGAAVTDIKKMTIWGNHSATQYPDLFHAEVKGKIAAEVVGDQAWIENDFIPTVAKRGAAIIDARGASSAASAASATIDAARDWLLGSPEGDWVSMAVVSDGSYGVPEGLISSFPVTTKDGDWTIVSGLEIDDFSRGRIDKSTAELADERNAVTELGLI; encoded by the coding sequence GTGAGCGCAAGTCCCCTCAAGGTCGCCGTCACCGGTGCCGCCGGCCAGATCGGCTACAGCCTGTTGTTCCGACTGGCCAGCGGCTCGCTGCTGGGCCCCGACCGCCCGATCGAGCTGCGTCTGCTCGAGATCGAGCCCGCACTGAAGGCCCTCGAGGGTGTCGTGATGGAACTCGACGACTGCGCGTTTCCGCTGCTGGCGGGCGTCGAAACCGGCGCCGACCCGAACGAGATCTTCGACGGTGTAAGCCTGGCGCTGCTGGTCGGTGCTCGTCCGCGCGGCCCGGGCATGGAGCGCAGCGACCTCCTCGAGGCCAACGGCGCGATCTTCACCGCTCAGGGCAAGGCCCTCAACGCGGTGGCCGCGGACGACGTGCGCATCGGCGTGACGGGCAACCCGGCCAACACCAACGCGCTGATCGCGATGAGCAACGCCCCCGACATCCCCAGAGAGCGGTTCTCAGCGCTGACCCGCCTCGACCACAACCGGGCGATCTCGCAGCTGGCCCGCAAGACCGGCGCCGCGGTGACCGACATCAAGAAGATGACAATTTGGGGAAACCACTCGGCCACCCAGTACCCCGACCTGTTCCACGCCGAAGTCAAGGGCAAGATCGCCGCGGAGGTGGTGGGCGATCAGGCCTGGATCGAGAACGACTTCATTCCGACGGTCGCCAAGCGCGGCGCCGCGATCATCGACGCGCGCGGCGCGTCGTCGGCCGCGTCGGCCGCGTCGGCGACCATCGATGCCGCCCGGGACTGGCTGTTGGGTAGCCCCGAGGGCGACTGGGTCTCGATGGCGGTCGTTTCCGACGGCTCCTACGGCGTGCCGGAGGGCCTGATTTCCTCGTTCCCGGTGACCACCAAGGACGGCGACTGGACGATCGTCAGCGGCCTGGAGATCGACGACTTCTCGCGCGGGCGCATCGACAAGTCGACGGCCGAGCTCGCCGACGAGCGCAACGCCGTCACCGAGCTTGGCTTGATTTAG
- a CDS encoding antitoxin encodes MRTTLTLDDDVVRLVEEAVHRERRPMKHVINDALRSALAPQAARQEPYRLNPHESTVRPGFDLAGFNRLVDELEDAAILDAARTGDHP; translated from the coding sequence ATGCGCACCACCTTGACGCTCGACGATGACGTCGTCCGCCTGGTCGAGGAGGCGGTTCATCGCGAACGCCGACCCATGAAGCACGTCATCAACGACGCGTTGCGGAGCGCGTTGGCACCGCAGGCGGCACGCCAGGAGCCGTATCGGTTGAACCCGCATGAGTCCACAGTGCGGCCTGGATTCGATCTGGCAGGCTTCAACCGGTTGGTCGACGAGCTGGAGGACGCGGCGATCCTGGACGCCGCGCGCACCGGTGATCATCCCTGA
- a CDS encoding type II toxin-antitoxin system VapC family toxin, with the protein MIIPDVNLLLYAVITGFPQHQRAHAWWQDTVNGPTRIGLTHPALFGFLRIATNARVLAAPVPTVDAVAYVRDWLSQPNVDLLTAGPRHMEIALSLLEKLGTAGNLTTDVQLAAYGIENNAEIQSSDTDFARFADLRWTDPLRDG; encoded by the coding sequence GTGATCATCCCTGACGTCAATCTGCTGCTCTATGCGGTCATCACTGGGTTCCCGCAACATCAGCGCGCGCACGCGTGGTGGCAAGATACTGTCAACGGCCCCACACGAATCGGGTTGACCCATCCAGCGTTGTTCGGATTCCTGCGGATCGCCACCAACGCCCGAGTGCTCGCCGCGCCGGTGCCTACGGTGGATGCGGTCGCCTATGTGCGTGACTGGCTTTCGCAGCCAAACGTGGACCTGCTCACCGCGGGTCCGCGCCATATGGAGATCGCGTTGAGCCTGCTTGAGAAACTCGGCACCGCCGGCAACCTGACTACCGATGTGCAATTGGCTGCGTACGGCATCGAAAACAACGCCGAGATCCAGTCCAGTGACACCGACTTTGCCCGATTCGCCGACCTCAGGTGGACCGATCCCTTGCGCGACGGGTGA
- a CDS encoding PE family protein has protein sequence MAYLIAAQDMLEAAATDLQGIGSALVAANAAAAAPTTRVLAAGADEVSAAIASLFSANAQAYRALSAQAEEFHQQFVRALSAASGSYAAAEAANASPMQQALNLVNAPTELLLGRPLIGNGANDGPGQNGGDGGLLCGNGGNGGSSTTPGQPGGRGGAAGLIGNGGAGGAGGPGANGGAGGNGGLFYGNGGAGGAGGVATIVGGSGGNGGAGGNAGLWGNGGAGGAGAAGATGANAVNPAPNQVQQAPNGADGLDNGSGNGGDGVSGGNGINPGVGGGDGGMGGDGTSSGVVSGGVGGTGGAAGNFASGGDGGAGGSATSNGQHATGGNGGAGGAGGAGGAGGAGGAGGMATGPAGATGGDGGVGGAGGIGGAGGAGGNGGDASVSGGDATGGNGGDGGTGGIGGFGGAGGRGGLLVGTGGAGGIGGIGGDGGIGAPGGAGGGGGNGGIASGTGGGFFTSGDGGDGGAGGDGGAGGAGGNGGAGGAGGLFGQAGSPGAGAAGGLGGSGGAGGAGGAGGAGFTPGNMGAAGAQGATGANGQHGLDG, from the coding sequence ATGGCGTATCTGATTGCAGCGCAGGACATGTTGGAGGCGGCGGCGACGGATTTGCAGGGCATCGGCTCGGCACTGGTCGCGGCCAATGCTGCGGCGGCGGCCCCGACCACCCGGGTGCTGGCCGCGGGCGCGGATGAGGTGTCGGCGGCCATCGCGTCGCTGTTTTCTGCCAATGCCCAGGCCTACCGGGCGCTCAGCGCGCAGGCAGAGGAGTTTCATCAGCAGTTTGTGCGGGCGTTGAGTGCCGCTTCGGGATCATACGCAGCCGCCGAGGCCGCGAATGCCTCGCCCATGCAGCAGGCGCTGAACCTGGTCAACGCGCCTACCGAGTTACTGCTCGGGCGCCCGCTGATCGGCAACGGCGCCAATGACGGGCCCGGGCAAAACGGTGGCGACGGCGGGTTGCTGTGTGGCAACGGCGGCAACGGCGGCTCGAGCACCACCCCCGGCCAGCCCGGCGGTCGCGGCGGTGCCGCCGGGTTGATCGGCAACGGCGGGGCCGGTGGAGCCGGCGGGCCCGGCGCGAACGGTGGTGCCGGCGGCAACGGCGGGCTGTTCTATGGCAACGGCGGGGCCGGTGGGGCCGGCGGGGTCGCCACCATCGTCGGCGGCAGCGGCGGTAACGGCGGGGCCGGCGGCAACGCCGGACTGTGGGGCAACGGCGGGGCCGGCGGGGCGGGCGCGGCCGGCGCGACCGGCGCCAACGCCGTAAATCCCGCGCCCAACCAGGTGCAACAGGCGCCCAACGGCGCCGACGGGCTCGACAACGGGTCCGGCAACGGCGGCGACGGCGTGTCCGGCGGCAATGGTATCAACCCCGGGGTGGGCGGCGGGGATGGCGGCATGGGCGGGGACGGGACTAGCAGCGGCGTCGTTTCCGGAGGCGTCGGCGGGACCGGCGGTGCTGCCGGCAACTTCGCCTCGGGAGGCGACGGCGGGGCCGGGGGCTCCGCCACAAGCAACGGACAGCACGCTACCGGGGGCAACGGTGGTGCCGGCGGCGCCGGAGGTGCCGGTGGCGCTGGCGGTGCGGGCGGTGCCGGCGGTATGGCCACCGGTCCCGCCGGCGCTACCGGTGGCGATGGTGGTGTCGGTGGTGCGGGCGGTATCGGTGGTGCCGGCGGTGCCGGCGGCAACGGCGGTGACGCCTCCGTATCGGGCGGCGACGCTACGGGAGGCAACGGTGGCGACGGCGGCACCGGCGGCATCGGCGGCTTCGGGGGCGCCGGTGGTCGCGGGGGGCTGCTGGTCGGCACGGGCGGCGCCGGCGGCATCGGCGGCATCGGCGGCGACGGCGGCATCGGTGCGCCGGGAGGCGCCGGCGGTGGCGGTGGCAATGGGGGTATCGCGTCGGGCACTGGCGGAGGATTCTTCACCAGCGGCGACGGCGGCGACGGCGGAGCGGGCGGCGACGGCGGGGCCGGTGGCGCCGGCGGCAACGGCGGAGCGGGCGGCGCGGGCGGGCTGTTCGGTCAGGCGGGCAGCCCCGGCGCCGGCGCCGCCGGGGGTCTCGGCGGCTCGGGCGGCGCGGGCGGCGCGGGTGGTGCCGGCGGGGCGGGCTTCACCCCTGGGAACATGGGCGCCGCTGGCGCTCAAGGCGCCACCGGCGCCAACGGGCAGCACGGCCTGGACGGTTAG